In a single window of the Abyssibacter profundi genome:
- a CDS encoding response regulator: MDATARPRLLFVDDEARILVSLKSIFRTDYEVRTANSGAEALDILRDWPADVLISDQRMPEMTGVDVLRSAAELRPDTTRILLTGYSDLEAIIGSVNDGEIFRFVSKPWRRNELRDTVAAAVRVATRAQAANDASAQAGDAAVETVPAAATAEPQERTGVLVLDADASEREALRHVLSADRPVHVAGSFYEALDQIKQHRIGTVITESSIGGEPVTTLVNGLHQLRPELVYIVLTGQPDAQHIIDLINYGQIYRVLRKPINVSVLRGAVNLADRRHHSLQRQPERAQQMTEELAVIPPERQNRSLFSKIREFLYA, translated from the coding sequence ATGGATGCCACTGCCCGCCCCCGCCTGCTGTTCGTCGACGACGAGGCCCGGATTCTGGTGTCGCTGAAATCCATCTTCAGGACCGACTACGAGGTCCGCACCGCGAATTCCGGTGCCGAGGCACTCGACATCCTGCGCGACTGGCCCGCCGACGTGTTGATCAGCGACCAACGCATGCCGGAGATGACCGGCGTGGATGTACTGCGTTCGGCGGCCGAACTGCGGCCGGACACCACCCGCATCCTGCTGACCGGCTACTCGGACCTGGAGGCCATCATCGGTTCGGTCAATGATGGCGAGATTTTCCGCTTCGTCTCCAAACCCTGGCGTCGGAACGAACTGCGCGACACCGTCGCCGCGGCCGTGCGGGTGGCCACGCGAGCCCAGGCGGCTAATGACGCCAGCGCCCAGGCCGGCGATGCAGCCGTGGAGACCGTTCCGGCCGCCGCCACCGCCGAGCCACAGGAACGCACCGGCGTCCTGGTGCTGGATGCAGACGCCTCCGAACGCGAAGCCCTACGCCATGTGCTGAGCGCCGACCGGCCCGTCCATGTCGCCGGCTCGTTCTACGAGGCGCTGGACCAGATCAAGCAGCACCGCATCGGAACCGTCATCACCGAGTCCAGCATTGGCGGTGAGCCCGTCACCACCCTGGTCAATGGCCTGCACCAACTGCGCCCGGAACTGGTCTACATCGTGCTGACCGGCCAACCCGACGCACAGCACATTATCGACCTGATCAACTACGGCCAGATTTACCGCGTGCTGCGAAAGCCGATCAATGTCAGCGTGCTGCGTGGGGCGGTCAATCTTGCCGACCGCCGACACCATTCGCTGCAACGCCAGCCAGAACGCGCCCAGCAGATGACCGAAGAACTCGCCGTCATCCCACCCGAGCGCCAGAACCGAAGCCTATTCAGCAAGATCCGCGAGTTTCTATACGCCTAG
- a CDS encoding sensor histidine kinase codes for MFLRKWIAIVALGGSLALLAVLVLKSQERPLDARQASDQLAQLNYVARLSEQFAREVARARVHRDTTFAALDGTAALWVTADERLASPETGLADQPLTARPLRRYLDLAAQRRQGLIDFKAAQIDFVSAFEQLRIEAERALGGLMSSESDLAIRDQIIALLDELAIYGLQANPNNGGRIYSLMARLNGALPAFEAAAREVRAAKDALQPQADALGDLATAEQLGLLTAQVREAVARQDARIEHYTLALAAFASALLLVFTLIGLRLRSSFNELDGINANLEQLVEQRTDELNRTLQELRMQQAHLIQSEKLSSLGQMVAGVAHEINTPLGYALSNVETVKESLVIVEAAGGLSEDAQERMVEADVLLEDSMHGMNQIDELVKSLKNFSRMDRSATEVFDLNEGLETALKICQNQLKGRVEVERDLGEIPAIHCAPSQLNQVFLNLINNGAQAIDGHGLITLRTRHVGEQVQVQIQDSGCGMDAETQAHIFEPFFTTKAVGEGTGLGLSIVFRIIEDHGGSIEVDSTPGRGTCFTLLLPVRHTTPTSAIEPVADTTGNDALGAAVPAGA; via the coding sequence ATGTTCTTGCGCAAATGGATTGCGATTGTTGCGCTGGGTGGGTCATTGGCGCTGCTGGCGGTACTGGTCCTGAAGTCCCAGGAGCGTCCGTTGGATGCCCGCCAGGCGAGCGACCAACTGGCCCAGTTGAACTATGTGGCCAGGCTGAGCGAACAGTTCGCCCGGGAAGTGGCGCGTGCCCGTGTCCACCGCGACACCACATTTGCCGCGCTGGACGGGACAGCCGCGCTGTGGGTCACCGCAGACGAGCGTCTGGCCAGCCCGGAAACCGGCCTCGCGGATCAACCACTGACCGCCCGCCCCCTGCGCCGCTATCTGGACCTGGCAGCCCAACGCCGCCAGGGCCTGATCGACTTCAAGGCCGCGCAAATCGATTTTGTCAGTGCCTTTGAGCAACTGCGCATCGAAGCCGAACGCGCACTGGGCGGCCTGATGTCCAGCGAGTCCGACCTGGCGATTAGGGACCAGATCATCGCTTTGCTCGATGAACTGGCGATTTATGGCCTGCAGGCCAACCCCAACAACGGTGGCCGGATCTATTCGCTGATGGCTCGCCTGAACGGTGCGCTGCCCGCCTTCGAAGCCGCGGCGCGCGAAGTAAGGGCCGCCAAGGATGCGCTACAGCCCCAGGCCGATGCGCTGGGCGATCTCGCCACCGCCGAGCAACTCGGACTGCTCACCGCGCAGGTGCGCGAAGCGGTGGCCCGGCAGGATGCGCGAATCGAGCACTACACCCTCGCCCTGGCCGCCTTTGCCAGCGCGCTGCTGCTGGTGTTCACACTCATCGGTCTACGGCTGCGTAGCAGCTTCAACGAGCTCGACGGCATCAATGCCAATCTGGAACAACTCGTGGAACAGCGCACCGACGAGCTGAACCGGACCCTGCAGGAGCTCCGTATGCAGCAGGCCCACCTGATCCAATCTGAAAAGCTCTCTTCACTCGGTCAGATGGTTGCCGGCGTGGCCCATGAGATCAACACCCCGCTGGGCTATGCCCTGAGCAATGTTGAGACGGTGAAGGAATCACTGGTCATCGTCGAAGCCGCCGGGGGACTCAGCGAAGACGCCCAGGAGCGCATGGTGGAGGCCGATGTCCTGCTCGAAGACTCCATGCACGGGATGAACCAGATCGACGAGTTGGTCAAAAGCCTCAAGAACTTCAGTCGCATGGACCGCTCCGCCACGGAGGTCTTTGATCTCAACGAGGGCCTGGAGACCGCATTGAAGATTTGCCAGAACCAGCTCAAGGGCCGTGTCGAGGTGGAACGCGACCTGGGCGAGATTCCCGCCATTCACTGCGCCCCTTCCCAGCTCAATCAGGTCTTCCTCAATCTCATCAACAACGGTGCGCAAGCCATTGATGGACATGGGCTCATCACCTTGCGCACCCGCCATGTCGGCGAACAGGTTCAGGTCCAGATTCAGGATAGTGGCTGCGGGATGGATGCCGAGACTCAGGCGCATATTTTCGAGCCGTTCTTCACGACCAAGGCGGTGGGCGAAGGGACCGGACTTGGGCTGTCTATCGTGTTCCGCATCATCGAGGATCACGGCGGCAGCATCGAGGTCGATTCCACACCCGGCCGGGGCACCTGTTTCACCCTGTTGCTTCCGGTCCGACACACCACGCCCACCAGCGCCATCGAACCCGTTGCCGACACCACAGGCAACGACGCGCTGGGCGCGGCCGTTCCGGCAGGAGCATGA
- a CDS encoding GGDEF domain-containing protein, which yields MPTASDNPGQRSEQAFMRIMAALFGASILVLLLATWLVDPGPINPWALISFFGFSLFAISCQYQHPGHGFVSFDRVAQFAAVLMLGPIQAAWINALASLVHPIERLRRGETLTHSLAAGFANGAMMGMAVLAGGLVYLALGGPVPLTHFSLEALVALAAMAVIAHIVNESMLKWVFKMHGMSSNDPHDPFSLTLELLSYLVAALFTVVWMHLPLTESVVFTGLFCVAIWQLSAHGRMRMRLERLVKERTRDLHVKTEQLHEMTRTDDLTGLRNRRHAQIRLEEEIHRARRHGRRFCLALADLDHFKAINDNYSHAAGDEALRRVAAAFQSELRGEDMVARFGGEEFVFLFVETELGDAREVCERLRRAVARIKLNEYSRQLKLSMSVGLAEFSGDTASELLNRADRALYAAKNAGRDRVQLSQPHRDTLPRIHP from the coding sequence TTGCCAACAGCCTCCGACAACCCAGGCCAGCGTTCCGAACAGGCGTTCATGCGCATCATGGCGGCGCTGTTTGGCGCGTCGATCCTGGTCCTGCTGCTGGCCACCTGGCTGGTCGACCCCGGCCCCATTAACCCTTGGGCGCTGATCAGTTTCTTCGGATTCTCGCTGTTTGCGATCTCCTGCCAGTATCAGCACCCGGGGCACGGATTCGTCTCGTTTGACCGCGTGGCCCAGTTTGCCGCCGTCCTGATGCTCGGCCCGATTCAGGCCGCGTGGATTAATGCGCTCGCCTCGCTGGTTCACCCCATCGAGCGTCTGCGTCGTGGCGAGACGCTGACGCACTCGCTGGCCGCGGGCTTCGCCAATGGCGCGATGATGGGCATGGCGGTTCTGGCCGGTGGGCTGGTGTATCTGGCCTTGGGCGGTCCTGTCCCGCTCACCCACTTTTCGCTGGAGGCGCTGGTCGCGCTGGCGGCCATGGCCGTGATCGCGCACATCGTCAACGAATCGATGCTCAAGTGGGTCTTCAAGATGCACGGGATGTCCTCGAACGATCCCCATGATCCGTTTTCATTGACCCTGGAGCTGCTGTCCTATCTGGTCGCCGCCCTGTTCACCGTGGTCTGGATGCACCTGCCGCTCACCGAATCCGTGGTCTTTACCGGGCTGTTCTGTGTGGCGATCTGGCAGCTGTCCGCCCATGGCCGTATGCGCATGCGCCTGGAGCGGCTGGTCAAGGAACGCACCCGCGACCTGCACGTCAAGACCGAGCAATTGCACGAGATGACCCGGACCGATGATCTGACGGGCTTACGCAACCGACGCCATGCACAGATTCGCCTGGAAGAAGAGATTCACCGCGCACGTCGGCACGGCCGTCGGTTCTGCCTGGCGCTGGCCGATCTGGACCATTTCAAGGCGATCAACGACAACTACTCCCACGCTGCCGGCGACGAAGCCCTGCGCCGGGTTGCAGCGGCATTCCAAAGCGAGCTTCGCGGCGAGGACATGGTGGCCCGATTCGGTGGCGAGGAGTTCGTCTTTCTCTTCGTTGAAACGGAGTTGGGCGATGCCCGCGAGGTTTGCGAGCGCCTGCGCAGGGCCGTGGCGCGCATCAAACTCAATGAATACTCACGTCAGCTGAAACTCAGCATGAGTGTCGGACTGGCCGAGTTTTCAGGCGACACCGCCAGCGAGTTGCTCAATCGCGCTGATCGCGCGCTTTACGCGGCCAAGAACGCCGGCCGGGACCGGGTTCAGCTTTCTCAACCGCATCGCGACACCCTCCCTCGCATCCACCCCTAG
- a CDS encoding phytoene desaturase family protein yields MKPILHADAVIIGGGHNGLVCANYLAAAGLKTVVIERRDVVGGAAVTESFHPGFRNSVASYTVSLLHPQIIRDLELARHGLRIVERPLGNFLPTADGGYLKVGGHRTQPEVARHSQKDAERLAAYEQELERVADLLRALVLQRPPNLRASGWRDQLAELWHALRLGRPFRQLPQASRQELLRLFACSAGDYLDDWFESDPIKAVLGFDGVVGHYASPYAAGSAYVLLHHCFGEVNGRKGAWGHALGGMGAITQAMARSAIERGVEIITGDAVREVLIRRGQACGIKTDAGREVHSPRVVSNLNPRLLFEALVDPAALPAEFSRRMRQWRCGSGTFRMNVALSELPDFRCLPGRQAAEHHGAGIIIAPTLGYMEQAYFDARTQGWARQPIVEMLIPSTLDDSLAPPGQHVASLFCQHVAPTLPDGMHWDDQRDRVADLMIETVNTHAPNFKASVIAREALSPLDLERRFGLVGGDIFHGALSLDQMFSARPTLGYADYRTPVTGLYQCGAGTHPGGGVTGAPGHNAAREILKDRRRVGRKARSIG; encoded by the coding sequence TTGAAGCCCATCTTGCACGCCGATGCCGTCATCATTGGTGGCGGACACAACGGCTTGGTCTGTGCAAATTACCTGGCCGCCGCCGGGCTCAAAACCGTCGTCATCGAACGCAGGGACGTGGTGGGCGGCGCTGCCGTCACCGAGAGTTTCCACCCCGGTTTCCGCAATTCCGTCGCCTCCTACACGGTTTCGCTGCTCCACCCCCAGATCATCCGCGATCTCGAACTCGCCCGACATGGACTCCGTATTGTCGAGCGCCCGCTCGGCAATTTCCTGCCCACGGCAGACGGTGGCTATCTGAAAGTGGGCGGGCATCGCACGCAGCCGGAGGTTGCTCGGCATTCGCAAAAGGATGCCGAGCGTCTCGCGGCCTATGAGCAGGAACTCGAACGCGTGGCCGATCTGCTACGCGCGCTGGTGTTGCAACGCCCACCCAATCTGCGTGCGTCCGGCTGGCGCGACCAGCTGGCCGAGCTATGGCATGCACTGAGACTGGGCCGCCCATTTCGCCAGCTACCGCAGGCCAGTCGACAGGAGCTGCTGCGCTTGTTCGCCTGTTCGGCCGGAGACTATCTGGACGACTGGTTCGAGTCTGACCCCATCAAGGCCGTCCTGGGGTTTGACGGTGTTGTCGGGCACTACGCCAGTCCCTACGCCGCAGGCTCGGCCTACGTCCTGCTCCATCACTGCTTCGGCGAAGTCAATGGGCGCAAGGGGGCCTGGGGCCATGCATTGGGCGGGATGGGCGCCATCACCCAGGCCATGGCCCGCAGCGCCATCGAGCGTGGCGTGGAGATCATCACCGGCGACGCCGTCCGTGAGGTGCTGATCCGCCGCGGGCAGGCTTGCGGCATCAAGACCGACGCCGGCCGCGAGGTCCACAGCCCACGCGTGGTCTCGAATCTCAATCCGCGGTTATTGTTTGAAGCGTTGGTCGACCCCGCAGCCCTGCCCGCAGAATTCTCCCGACGCATGCGTCAATGGCGCTGTGGTTCCGGTACGTTCCGAATGAACGTCGCGCTGTCGGAGTTGCCGGATTTTCGGTGCCTGCCGGGCCGTCAGGCCGCCGAACACCACGGCGCCGGCATCATCATTGCGCCGACGCTGGGTTACATGGAACAGGCTTATTTCGATGCACGAACCCAGGGCTGGGCACGGCAGCCGATCGTCGAAATGCTGATTCCATCCACGCTGGATGACTCGCTCGCGCCGCCCGGACAGCACGTCGCCAGCCTGTTTTGCCAGCACGTCGCGCCCACGCTCCCCGATGGCATGCATTGGGACGATCAACGTGACCGGGTTGCCGACCTGATGATCGAGACCGTCAATACGCATGCGCCGAATTTCAAAGCCTCGGTCATCGCGCGCGAAGCGCTAAGCCCGCTGGACCTCGAACGGCGCTTTGGCCTGGTGGGCGGCGACATTTTTCATGGTGCCCTCAGCCTGGACCAGATGTTCTCCGCCCGACCAACGCTTGGCTATGCCGATTACCGAACGCCCGTCACCGGCCTCTACCAATGTGGTGCGGGCACGCATCCCGGAGGCGGTGTCACGGGTGCGCCTGGCCACAATGCAGCGCGGGAGATTCTGAAGGATCGACGACGCGTGGGACGAAAAGCCCGAAGCATCGGTTAG
- a CDS encoding response regulator — MILLVEDNPGDVVLFTEMLRSSGWSVDVDVAQDGESALTKLQQASQQNACYDAMVLDLNLPKIGGFEVLERIRADQVCPAMMRLVLSSSALEADQARARALGADAYFVKPSEFLAYDDLLRAIRSAIETGRPNA, encoded by the coding sequence ATGATCTTGCTGGTGGAAGACAATCCAGGGGACGTCGTCCTGTTCACCGAGATGCTGCGTAGCAGTGGCTGGTCGGTAGACGTGGACGTGGCGCAGGACGGCGAATCCGCATTGACCAAACTGCAACAGGCGTCGCAGCAGAATGCCTGCTACGACGCCATGGTCCTCGACCTCAATCTCCCGAAAATCGGTGGCTTCGAGGTGCTTGAACGCATTCGTGCAGACCAAGTCTGCCCTGCGATGATGCGGCTGGTCCTGTCGAGCTCTGCGCTGGAAGCAGACCAGGCGCGGGCACGGGCACTTGGCGCCGACGCGTATTTCGTCAAACCCTCTGAGTTCCTGGCCTACGACGACTTGCTCCGGGCGATCCGGAGCGCCATCGAAACGGGCCGGCCAAACGCTTGA
- a CDS encoding sensor histidine kinase, with the protein MTSPERSGGKRRQSIRWQLALGLIPHVVAMVVLIALTASYNRDVEDNFVSLTRGIDRALLAHEIDRDLLELQRAVLAFAGEGFYGVLQRTEALTRGLDERMAHYVQQAHSEQASPALERLQTHYADYKLGFDDVVQKRTDLSRARTAATQELLPALDQWVQDRQDQLSPNQAAALSDALIAVRVGIFDLLLTSRPGSVEEIRTAVQRVAGLVAALPRTIDGRDWAQQQAAALSTAVTEVTQYNRILLHLVHAVLAGKAAEMQSITAQLRADERASLTHALQVESAERQRSNFALTIVTLIATVIAIAVSMAMAMRVAAAIAHIASTLSAMANGDYQREIPYTGRQDEVGDMARAAGEFSAQARELELQTGRLADSNAELERFAYVCSHDLQEPVRMVRSFSTLLAMHGEREDLFDDKARDYLRHLNEGAERAQTLIRDVLDYSRAGRDDALLETVDLSALLEPTFEGIRATVESRGGQLAVEPLPTLTVRPSQIVQLFQNLCSNAAKFCRKAPHVAVRAFEQGDDWHFVVSDNGIGIPADQQDRIFSPFVRLEHRGEFPGSGIGLSICARVVKSHGGRIWVESAADGGTEMHFTLASSTINA; encoded by the coding sequence ATGACCTCGCCTGAACGATCCGGCGGCAAGCGCCGCCAGTCCATCCGTTGGCAACTGGCCCTTGGGTTGATTCCGCATGTGGTCGCCATGGTCGTGCTCATCGCCCTGACCGCCTCCTATAACCGCGATGTGGAAGACAACTTTGTCTCGTTAACACGGGGCATCGATCGCGCCCTGCTGGCCCACGAGATCGATCGCGACCTGCTGGAGTTGCAACGTGCCGTCCTCGCGTTTGCCGGCGAGGGGTTTTATGGCGTTCTGCAACGAACCGAGGCCCTGACCCGCGGCCTGGATGAGCGGATGGCGCACTACGTGCAGCAGGCACACAGCGAACAAGCCTCGCCCGCCCTGGAACGGCTGCAAACCCATTACGCCGACTACAAGCTTGGGTTCGACGATGTCGTCCAGAAACGCACGGACCTGTCCCGGGCGCGCACGGCGGCCACGCAAGAGCTGCTCCCGGCCCTGGACCAGTGGGTGCAGGATCGACAGGACCAGTTATCGCCCAATCAGGCGGCGGCCCTGTCCGACGCCCTGATCGCAGTGCGCGTGGGCATCTTCGATCTGCTGCTGACGTCACGACCGGGGTCGGTGGAAGAGATCCGCACGGCAGTGCAGCGCGTCGCCGGACTCGTCGCCGCGCTCCCAAGGACCATCGATGGGCGCGACTGGGCGCAACAACAGGCCGCCGCGCTGTCGACGGCCGTGACCGAAGTCACCCAGTACAATCGCATCCTGTTGCACCTGGTCCATGCCGTGCTTGCAGGCAAGGCAGCCGAAATGCAGTCCATCACCGCGCAGCTCCGCGCGGACGAGCGCGCATCCCTAACCCATGCGCTACAGGTGGAGTCCGCAGAGCGACAGCGCTCGAACTTTGCCCTGACCATCGTCACGCTGATCGCCACCGTGATCGCCATCGCCGTCTCGATGGCCATGGCCATGCGCGTGGCCGCCGCGATTGCCCATATCGCCAGCACGCTTAGCGCCATGGCCAATGGCGATTATCAGCGCGAGATTCCCTACACCGGCCGCCAAGACGAGGTCGGCGACATGGCGCGGGCGGCCGGCGAATTCAGTGCCCAGGCGCGGGAACTGGAGCTACAAACCGGCCGGCTGGCCGATTCCAACGCCGAGCTCGAACGCTTTGCCTACGTCTGCTCGCATGACTTGCAGGAGCCCGTCCGCATGGTGCGCTCGTTCTCCACGCTGCTCGCCATGCATGGTGAGCGCGAAGACCTGTTCGATGACAAGGCGCGAGACTATCTGCGCCACCTCAACGAAGGTGCAGAACGCGCCCAGACGCTAATCCGTGATGTGCTCGACTACTCACGGGCGGGGCGGGACGATGCCCTGCTGGAAACAGTGGATCTTTCTGCCCTGCTGGAACCGACCTTCGAGGGCATTCGCGCCACTGTGGAAAGTCGCGGTGGTCAGCTAGCGGTGGAGCCGCTCCCCACGCTAACCGTGCGCCCCTCCCAAATCGTCCAGCTATTCCAGAATCTTTGCAGCAATGCCGCCAAGTTCTGCCGAAAGGCCCCGCATGTGGCCGTGCGCGCCTTCGAACAAGGCGATGACTGGCACTTCGTCGTCAGCGACAACGGCATCGGCATCCCTGCGGATCAACAAGATCGCATTTTCTCGCCTTTTGTTCGGTTGGAGCATCGCGGCGAGTTCCCCGGTTCAGGCATCGGCTTGTCCATCTGCGCCCGCGTCGTGAAGTCGCACGGCGGTCGAATCTGGGTGGAATCCGCAGCCGATGGGGGGACAGAGATGCATTTCACGCTGGCAAGCTCCACAATCAACGCATGA
- a CDS encoding ABC transporter substrate-binding protein, with amino-acid sequence MTTRRDTLKGLSGLALCLATGQAPTVIRSRDVTLRVLGTHVTLHEALRRQAEADLGFRIEFTPGGSAQVLQRAATRPESFDIYEQWSNSIKVLWSTGAIQAIETQRIERWNEINDLSKTGRLTPDASIGYGDAPYRILHVQADDSLGPTPSSRASFLPYVHNVDSFGYRTDVIPAGEPYETESWAWLLDEANAGGVGLVNEPTIGIFDAALAAQSAGYVEFADIGNMTAAEVDRLFEVLIEFKQRGHFSGMWNSVPESVDYMQSGRCHIASMFSPGIAALHSQRVPVLYAAPKEGYRAWHGVMCMSSACQDAQQEAAYAFMNWWLSGWAGAFIAKQGYYISNPERSREFLTEAEWDYWYLGKPAEEALTDTAGQPFLPPGSVRRGGSYERRFSNVAVWNTVMPSYEYSLPRWHEFLLS; translated from the coding sequence ATGACGACACGCAGAGACACCCTCAAGGGTTTGTCGGGACTGGCCCTCTGCCTCGCGACGGGTCAGGCGCCCACCGTCATTCGCTCGCGCGACGTCACCTTGCGCGTGCTCGGCACGCACGTCACGCTGCACGAAGCCTTGCGCAGACAGGCCGAAGCGGATCTCGGTTTCCGAATCGAGTTCACCCCCGGCGGGAGTGCCCAGGTGCTGCAGCGTGCCGCCACCCGGCCCGAGTCCTTCGATATTTATGAACAGTGGTCCAACAGCATCAAGGTGCTATGGAGCACGGGCGCGATCCAGGCGATCGAAACCCAGCGCATCGAACGCTGGAACGAAATCAATGATTTGTCCAAGACCGGCCGGCTGACTCCAGATGCGAGCATCGGGTACGGCGATGCGCCCTACCGAATTCTGCATGTCCAAGCGGACGACAGCCTTGGCCCCACGCCATCCAGCCGCGCGAGCTTCCTACCCTACGTGCACAACGTCGACTCGTTTGGTTATCGCACCGATGTCATTCCCGCCGGTGAACCCTACGAGACGGAGTCCTGGGCCTGGCTGCTGGATGAGGCCAACGCCGGCGGCGTGGGCCTGGTCAATGAACCGACCATCGGGATCTTCGATGCCGCATTGGCCGCGCAATCGGCCGGCTATGTCGAGTTTGCCGACATTGGCAACATGACGGCCGCCGAGGTGGACCGACTGTTCGAGGTGCTCATCGAGTTCAAGCAACGCGGTCACTTCTCCGGCATGTGGAATTCGGTTCCCGAATCGGTTGATTACATGCAATCGGGTCGCTGCCACATCGCCAGCATGTTCTCCCCCGGCATTGCCGCGCTGCACAGCCAGCGTGTCCCTGTGCTCTACGCCGCGCCCAAGGAGGGCTATCGAGCCTGGCATGGGGTGATGTGCATGTCGTCGGCCTGTCAGGACGCGCAGCAAGAGGCCGCCTATGCCTTTATGAACTGGTGGCTGTCCGGTTGGGCGGGAGCGTTTATTGCCAAGCAGGGCTATTACATCTCCAACCCGGAGCGCTCCCGTGAGTTTCTCACCGAGGCCGAATGGGACTACTGGTATCTCGGCAAGCCGGCGGAAGAGGCGCTGACCGATACTGCAGGACAACCCTTTCTGCCACCGGGCTCCGTCCGACGGGGCGGCTCCTACGAGCGACGCTTTTCGAACGTGGCGGTCTGGAACACCGTCATGCCATCGTACGAATACAGCCTGCCACGCTGGCATGAATTCCTGCTGAGCTGA
- a CDS encoding class II aldolase/adducin family protein, with translation MDVKSQVSAEEWETRVNLAAAYRLVAQFGWSDLIFTHISARVPGGDHHFLINPYGLMFDEVTASSLVKIDLEGRKVMESPYDINPAGFTIHSAIHAAREDAQCVLHVHSVNGIAVSAQRDGVLPLSQQSIFVLSSLGYHDYEGVALNEDEKPRLVADLGDKNFLMLRNHGLLTVAETIPDAFLFMYLFETTCMIQVRAQAGGGALTPVPQTIIDGAQAQAAAVTRGAGGHLAWPGLLRRLDRSDPSFRD, from the coding sequence ATGGATGTAAAGAGCCAGGTCAGTGCCGAAGAGTGGGAAACGCGGGTCAATCTGGCCGCTGCCTACCGGCTGGTGGCCCAGTTCGGTTGGAGCGATCTGATCTTCACGCATATCTCTGCCCGGGTGCCGGGCGGCGACCACCATTTCCTGATCAATCCCTACGGATTGATGTTTGACGAGGTCACCGCCAGTTCGCTGGTCAAGATCGACCTGGAGGGGCGCAAGGTGATGGAGTCGCCCTATGACATTAATCCGGCCGGATTCACCATCCACAGTGCTATTCACGCCGCGCGCGAGGACGCCCAGTGCGTGCTCCATGTTCACAGTGTCAATGGCATCGCGGTCAGCGCACAGCGCGATGGGGTCTTGCCGCTGTCCCAGCAGAGCATTTTCGTGCTGTCCTCGCTGGGGTATCACGACTACGAGGGCGTGGCGCTGAACGAGGACGAAAAGCCCCGCCTGGTTGCCGACCTGGGCGACAAGAACTTTCTGATGTTGCGTAACCACGGCCTGCTCACCGTGGCCGAGACCATTCCCGATGCGTTTCTGTTCATGTACCTGTTCGAGACCACCTGCATGATCCAGGTGCGGGCGCAGGCGGGTGGCGGGGCGCTGACGCCGGTGCCACAAACCATTATCGACGGCGCACAGGCCCAGGCTGCTGCCGTGACCCGCGGCGCCGGTGGTCATCTGGCTTGGCCGGGATTGTTGCGTCGCCTGGATCGTAGCGACCCCTCATTCCGCGACTAG
- a CDS encoding SDR family oxidoreductase — translation MTAKTILITGASRGIGAAAARLLGSQGHRLAVAARSLDALAALAEEINAGPGEAIALQCDVSNAADVAQAVSETVQRYGRLDVLVNNAGLIEPIAHIADIDPAAWSQVVDVNTKGVFYGLRYAIPPMLEQGGGTVINISSGAATKALEGWSHYCATKAAVLSLTRCAHVEYGDRGITVVGMSPGTVATDMQHAIRQSGINPVSQLDPDAHIPPDWAARAIAYLCTDAAREFAGTDFSIKTDEGRARVGLPPRNRDS, via the coding sequence ATGACTGCCAAAACCATACTGATCACGGGTGCCAGCCGAGGCATTGGCGCGGCCGCCGCTCGCCTGCTGGGTTCGCAAGGCCACCGGCTCGCGGTCGCCGCCCGTTCGCTGGATGCACTCGCCGCGTTGGCTGAGGAGATCAACGCTGGCCCAGGCGAAGCGATTGCGCTGCAATGCGACGTGTCCAATGCAGCGGATGTCGCGCAGGCCGTGAGCGAGACGGTGCAGCGCTACGGTCGCCTGGATGTGCTTGTGAACAATGCGGGGCTGATCGAACCCATCGCCCACATTGCCGATATCGACCCCGCTGCCTGGAGCCAGGTGGTCGACGTCAACACCAAAGGCGTGTTCTACGGTCTGCGCTACGCCATTCCCCCCATGCTCGAACAAGGCGGCGGCACCGTGATCAACATCAGTTCAGGCGCGGCAACCAAGGCGCTGGAGGGCTGGAGCCATTACTGCGCCACCAAGGCAGCCGTGCTGTCGCTGACCCGCTGTGCCCATGTCGAATACGGCGATCGAGGCATCACCGTCGTGGGCATGAGCCCGGGCACCGTGGCGACCGATATGCAGCATGCCATCCGTCAGTCTGGCATCAATCCGGTGAGTCAGCTTGACCCCGATGCGCACATCCCGCCGGACTGGGCGGCCCGCGCCATCGCCTATCTCTGCACCGACGCCGCCCGGGAATTCGCGGGCACGGACTTCTCAATCAAGACCGACGAGGGCCGTGCCCGCGTGGGATTGCCGCCGCGCAATCGCGACAGCTAG